From the Leptospira biflexa serovar Patoc strain 'Patoc 1 (Paris)' genome, one window contains:
- the topA gene encoding type I DNA topoisomerase: MTSYLGKDWLVVATKGHIKDLPPKSYGVDLSNQFEPEYEWLKGKKSLFTTITTKAKKCSLIYIASDPDREGEIIAKHCFDELSKLKKPIYRLRLKEITKEELQSQIQKKIGLDQQEIESQIARRVIDRIFGFEVSPDLWKHLKIPSLSAGRVQSTVLHWICEREKEIQNFSKENYFQLKLIGTLNENPIELKYQSKEKLKQEEIQTILNEIQILPDPSRLKNIVLSNLKIKKIKRNPPKAFSTASLLESSFRALQFDSKKTMRLAQSLFEGKKLHAGETVGLITYMRSDSTRVSESKQDLGEKYLKEHYPNLLWEGSRNQGKQKKFSQDAHEAITPINPSLSPEQIKSFLTLDEWKLYQLIWERFLTSLLKPEIGEEIVYEFPIGKHIFEHSFETISDPGFKNFPRPKEKREKISLNAKIGDLFFYESYSVEEKETEPPQRYTQGKLIQKMEDTGVGRPSTYATILETLKLRKYIVEYKKNIGPSQLGLKVDSYLFLNFFDLIGESFTKDLESKLDQITDEKASRVKLVANFYDQLKQILKSPRKKMVSIGKENQSKVKYDTDEKQTLSEKVKNGKGSEKKGNTKNQNQSLTYIENKTCPKCLDGYVKTKLGKNGKTIYFCSRYPHCDYITYDN; this comes from the coding sequence ATCACTTCTTATCTCGGTAAGGATTGGTTGGTTGTTGCAACAAAAGGTCATATCAAAGACCTACCACCCAAATCTTACGGTGTGGATCTTTCTAATCAATTTGAACCTGAATACGAGTGGTTAAAAGGCAAAAAAAGTCTTTTTACAACCATAACCACCAAAGCCAAAAAATGTTCCCTTATTTACATAGCAAGTGACCCTGACAGAGAAGGGGAAATTATCGCCAAACATTGTTTCGATGAACTTTCCAAGTTAAAAAAACCTATTTATCGTTTGCGATTGAAAGAAATCACAAAAGAGGAATTACAGTCGCAAATTCAAAAAAAAATTGGTCTTGATCAACAAGAAATTGAATCACAAATTGCAAGGCGAGTGATAGACCGAATCTTTGGATTTGAAGTATCTCCCGATTTATGGAAACATTTAAAAATTCCATCACTTTCCGCAGGACGGGTCCAATCGACCGTATTACACTGGATTTGTGAAAGGGAAAAAGAAATCCAAAACTTTTCCAAAGAGAATTATTTCCAACTCAAATTGATTGGTACGCTCAATGAGAATCCAATCGAACTCAAATACCAATCCAAAGAAAAACTAAAACAAGAAGAAATACAAACTATCTTAAATGAGATCCAAATATTACCGGATCCGTCCCGATTGAAAAATATAGTTTTATCCAATCTCAAAATTAAAAAAATCAAACGAAACCCTCCGAAAGCATTTTCTACTGCAAGTTTACTCGAATCAAGTTTTCGTGCCCTACAATTTGATTCTAAAAAAACAATGCGACTGGCTCAAAGTTTATTCGAAGGTAAAAAACTTCATGCAGGTGAGACAGTAGGTCTCATCACGTATATGCGTTCGGATAGCACCAGGGTATCGGAATCAAAACAAGACTTAGGTGAGAAGTATCTAAAAGAACATTATCCAAACCTGTTATGGGAAGGGAGTCGTAACCAGGGAAAACAAAAAAAGTTTTCACAGGATGCTCACGAAGCAATCACTCCAATCAACCCAAGTCTTTCGCCAGAACAAATCAAATCGTTTTTAACATTGGATGAATGGAAATTGTATCAATTGATTTGGGAAAGGTTTTTAACCTCACTTTTGAAACCAGAAATTGGAGAAGAGATAGTATATGAATTTCCAATCGGAAAACATATCTTTGAACATTCATTTGAAACGATATCTGATCCCGGATTCAAAAATTTTCCACGTCCCAAAGAGAAACGTGAAAAAATCTCGTTGAATGCAAAAATAGGAGATCTCTTTTTTTATGAATCATACTCAGTTGAGGAAAAAGAAACAGAACCACCACAACGATACACTCAAGGAAAATTGATTCAAAAAATGGAAGACACCGGAGTGGGTCGACCATCGACTTATGCGACTATCCTCGAAACTTTGAAATTGCGAAAGTACATTGTGGAGTACAAAAAAAACATCGGCCCCTCCCAACTTGGTTTGAAGGTGGATTCTTATTTGTTTTTGAATTTTTTTGACTTAATCGGTGAGTCATTTACCAAAGACCTAGAATCAAAATTGGACCAAATCACAGATGAAAAAGCATCACGAGTGAAGCTTGTGGCTAATTTTTATGATCAATTGAAACAAATTCTAAAGTCTCCACGAAAAAAAATGGTAAGTATAGGCAAAGAAAATCAATCCAAAGTCAAATATGATACGGATGAAAAACAGACACTTTCCGAAAAAGTAAAAAATGGCAAAGGGAGTGAGAAGAAAGGTAACACTAAAAATCAGAACCAGAGTCTAACTTATATTGAGAATAAAACTTGCCCCAAATGTTTGGATGGATATGTGAAAACCAAACTAGGGAAAAATGGAAAAACCATTTATTTTTGTTCCCGTTACCCGCACTGTGACTACATCACCTATGATAACTAA
- the hemH gene encoding ferrochelatase, which translates to MITNKVKTLILVNLGGPRTPSEIEVFLRDLFSDPFVFDLPLPEFLRLRLARFIAKKRAPKVQKSYESMGFGGGSPLVEETAKQAHALELALNERSSEQWNVKVAMACGYPNMRDIEFGKPNQDTVYLPLYPQFSRSTVLSTLAILETKFGECPVGSGGYVPHFGLDPNFHSISAKFIYEFFTNQLPKDQYLHYPEEKPNCDWRNLDLVFSAHGVPMRLIHKGDRYMEEVELSVKGIADELSKFGFNGGVHISYQSKVGPAKWTEPSTIQMISSLAKQGKHIAVYPISFVSDHLETLEEIGEQFKDLTWEMGGKSFVRIPALGIYPSFIQFLAEKVMHSDRKIQHCICREKGGESLQHCRFKD; encoded by the coding sequence ATGATAACTAACAAAGTAAAAACATTGATCCTTGTGAATTTAGGTGGGCCAAGAACTCCATCTGAGATTGAAGTTTTTTTAAGAGATTTATTTTCTGATCCCTTTGTATTTGATTTACCATTACCTGAATTCTTACGCCTTAGACTCGCACGTTTCATTGCCAAAAAAAGAGCTCCCAAAGTGCAAAAATCCTATGAATCAATGGGATTTGGTGGTGGTTCTCCACTTGTGGAGGAGACAGCAAAACAAGCACATGCGCTCGAGTTGGCACTCAATGAAAGAAGTTCGGAACAATGGAATGTAAAGGTAGCCATGGCATGTGGTTATCCCAATATGCGAGATATTGAATTTGGGAAACCCAATCAAGATACCGTCTATCTTCCGTTATACCCTCAGTTTTCTCGTTCAACTGTTCTATCTACACTAGCCATATTGGAAACAAAGTTTGGTGAGTGTCCCGTTGGAAGCGGTGGTTATGTTCCCCATTTTGGATTAGATCCAAACTTCCATTCAATCTCTGCGAAGTTCATTTATGAGTTTTTTACAAACCAACTTCCAAAAGACCAATACTTACATTATCCAGAAGAAAAACCCAATTGTGATTGGAGAAATTTGGATTTAGTATTTTCTGCACACGGAGTTCCCATGCGACTCATCCATAAAGGCGATCGATATATGGAAGAAGTGGAGTTGTCGGTAAAAGGTATCGCAGACGAACTTTCAAAATTTGGGTTCAATGGAGGTGTGCACATATCTTACCAGAGTAAGGTGGGACCAGCTAAATGGACAGAACCAAGCACGATCCAAATGATTTCTTCCTTAGCGAAACAAGGAAAACATATTGCCGTTTATCCCATTAGTTTTGTCAGTGATCATTTAGAAACGTTGGAAGAAATAGGGGAACAATTTAAGGATTTAACTTGGGAAATGGGAGGGAAATCGTTTGTCCGAATTCCAGCCTTAGGAATCTATCCAAGTTTCATTCAATTCCTTGCAGAGAAAGTGATGCATTCTGATCGGAAGATCCAACATTGTATTTGTAGAGAAAAAGGTGGTGAATCACTCCAACATTGTCGATTCAAAGATTGA
- a CDS encoding protoporphyrinogen/coproporphyrinogen oxidase has protein sequence MKEDIHIFGGGITGLFLAYHHVKKGNQVTLYEEKNTLGGVIGTKKEKQGLVELAANGILLTDDIKSMLDEIGLSPVFPKKASKRRYFWTNQKLSQFPISILSGTKLLYSIFLKKLKFDPNLNFEEWGNRMFGSSVTKNIIEPALGGIYGTRLTELQPESIFSKWDGRGQSTIFKEIKKHKKRTYGTVSFPNGMGDLVTHLVNYLSPKMNIKTGVSLSNVEELQNLTGAVRICTSLKNLLPILEPILKQDTSPNLLTISTITRFGETKLTKKPCFGVLFGKNEGIHALGVLCNSDIFDGRVTNSDNSETWIYPKLAGMENDFQMYSILEKDRALITGKVEEPKAVYKTTWEGVFPAYDKNLYDFNQTLDQLETEWKSKGLDIQFYGNYRKGIGLRSIFESTMLE, from the coding sequence ATGAAAGAAGACATTCATATCTTCGGTGGTGGCATCACAGGTTTGTTTCTCGCCTACCACCATGTCAAAAAAGGAAATCAGGTGACACTTTATGAAGAAAAAAACACACTCGGCGGTGTGATCGGAACTAAAAAAGAAAAACAAGGACTTGTAGAACTTGCGGCCAACGGAATCCTTTTGACAGACGATATCAAATCGATGTTAGATGAGATTGGACTCAGTCCTGTTTTTCCCAAAAAGGCATCCAAACGTAGGTATTTTTGGACAAATCAAAAACTATCTCAATTCCCTATTTCCATTTTATCAGGAACAAAACTTTTATATTCTATTTTTCTAAAAAAACTAAAATTTGATCCTAACTTAAATTTTGAAGAATGGGGAAATCGAATGTTTGGTTCTTCCGTAACTAAAAATATCATCGAGCCAGCGCTAGGTGGAATTTACGGAACTAGATTAACCGAGCTGCAACCTGAGTCCATATTTTCTAAATGGGATGGAAGAGGACAGAGCACAATTTTCAAAGAAATTAAAAAACACAAAAAAAGAACTTACGGCACAGTATCTTTCCCAAATGGAATGGGAGATTTGGTCACCCATTTGGTAAATTATCTTTCTCCAAAAATGAATATCAAAACAGGTGTCTCGCTTTCAAATGTCGAGGAGTTACAAAATTTAACTGGGGCCGTTCGCATTTGTACATCCTTAAAGAATTTATTACCCATTTTAGAACCCATACTAAAACAAGACACTTCACCAAATTTACTAACGATATCCACTATCACTCGATTTGGTGAAACGAAACTTACCAAAAAACCATGTTTTGGAGTTTTGTTTGGTAAAAACGAAGGCATTCATGCGTTGGGAGTTTTGTGTAACTCCGATATTTTCGATGGCCGAGTCACGAATTCTGACAATTCTGAAACTTGGATTTATCCAAAGTTAGCTGGTATGGAAAACGATTTTCAAATGTATTCCATCTTAGAAAAAGATAGAGCTCTTATCACTGGAAAAGTCGAAGAACCGAAGGCTGTTTACAAAACTACCTGGGAAGGGGTTTTTCCCGCTTATGATAAAAATTTATATGACTTTAATCAAACACTGGATCAATTAGAAACCGAGTGGAAATCAAAAGGATTGGACATACAATTTTACGGGAACTATCGCAAAGGCATTGGCCTTCGCTCAATCTTTGAATCGACAATGTTGGAGTGA
- the hemN gene encoding oxygen-independent coproporphyrinogen III oxidase, with translation MKQLLEKYDTPAPRYTSYPTVPYWTDSPTTEECIQSLETYLFPKESKLAVYLHIPFCETLCTFCGCNTSITKNHTVEEPYVSAIQKELLLYIKNVPSLKGKELSELHLGGGSPTYLSDYNLQSTIESILNQLAPSQNPQYSIEVDPRRTRVSQLKLLRQLGFHRISLGVQDFDPEVQRLVNRIQPFELTENITLEARALGFDSVNFDLIYGLPKQSLDSMKFTIEKTLELKPDRIAFYSYAHVPWIKASQRLFTENDLPEPTLKRELYEMGRTLLEKEGYREIGMDHFALPHDKLWKAFHSKQLHRNFMGYSDSKTDVMLGLGSSAISETPNLFFQNIKLEMKYRKSLVDGILPILRGHKLTNSDQLRKELILQLMTSWEVKVPNDLQSHVRQFLTEMEKDNLVNWQKDTLVVTETGKPFLRIVAMAFDEKLQLSQPTKPVFSKAI, from the coding sequence ATGAAACAATTGCTAGAAAAATACGATACACCTGCCCCACGTTACACAAGTTACCCTACTGTTCCGTATTGGACAGATTCTCCAACGACGGAAGAATGTATCCAATCCCTCGAAACATATCTTTTCCCGAAAGAATCTAAATTGGCAGTTTACCTTCATATCCCTTTTTGTGAGACACTTTGTACATTCTGCGGTTGTAACACTTCCATCACAAAAAACCATACCGTCGAAGAACCATACGTGAGCGCAATTCAAAAGGAATTACTGTTATACATAAAAAATGTCCCTTCTCTCAAAGGAAAAGAACTCAGCGAACTACATTTAGGTGGAGGTAGTCCCACTTATTTATCTGATTACAACCTCCAGTCTACAATCGAATCCATTTTGAATCAACTGGCTCCTTCCCAAAATCCGCAGTATTCCATTGAAGTGGATCCAAGACGAACTAGAGTATCCCAATTAAAACTTTTAAGACAACTTGGTTTCCATCGGATAAGTCTTGGTGTCCAAGATTTTGATCCAGAAGTTCAGAGGCTTGTAAACCGCATCCAACCATTTGAACTCACTGAAAATATTACATTAGAAGCAAGAGCACTTGGATTTGATTCCGTTAATTTTGATTTAATTTATGGGTTACCAAAACAATCCTTAGATTCCATGAAATTCACGATTGAAAAAACATTGGAACTCAAACCAGATCGTATTGCCTTTTATTCTTATGCTCATGTACCTTGGATTAAGGCATCCCAACGTTTATTCACTGAAAATGACTTACCAGAACCAACACTCAAACGAGAGTTATATGAGATGGGAAGAACCCTTTTAGAAAAGGAAGGGTATCGGGAAATTGGAATGGACCATTTTGCGCTCCCACATGATAAATTATGGAAGGCATTCCATTCTAAACAATTACATAGAAATTTTATGGGGTATAGTGATTCCAAAACTGATGTCATGCTTGGACTCGGTTCATCTGCCATTTCCGAAACACCAAATCTTTTTTTCCAAAATATCAAACTCGAAATGAAGTATCGAAAGTCTCTAGTGGATGGTATCCTACCCATTCTCAGAGGACACAAACTCACAAACTCAGACCAATTAAGAAAGGAATTGATATTACAACTTATGACATCTTGGGAAGTAAAAGTACCGAATGACTTACAAAGCCATGTGAGACAATTTTTGACCGAGATGGAAAAAGACAATTTGGTCAATTGGCAGAAGGATACTCTTGTAGTGACAGAAACGGGAAAACCATTTTTAAGAATCGTGGCAATGGCATTTGATGAAAAACTGCAACTAAGCCAACCAACAAAACCTGTATTTTCAAAAGCAATATGA
- a CDS encoding uroporphyrinogen decarboxylase family protein codes for MITTKYHNERFANAIQLVPQDVPPIWFMRQAGRYHSHYRKLKETYSFMELCKEPELAAEVALGPVKEFGFDVSILFSDLLFPLEALGMGLTYDPGPKLSFSLTSITDLNKLKPVEEAIEGLVFQKQAVIRTREVLPKDVSLIGFVGGPFTLMTYASIGKHDGNLSFIKTNQNFVDEFYTILLPLLKKNIELQLQGGAEVVMMFDTAAGMLDPNNFRRYVAEPIAELTKTFPNQIGYYAKNSTEEHIRQIHKIPDLVGFGVDHRFSIPNVLHEFGGKGFIQGNFDQELLFADPVTLKHKIKEYLLPIKDMDPKDRVGWVAGLGHGVLQFTPEASIHSLIEETRKVFTK; via the coding sequence ATGATCACTACCAAATACCATAACGAAAGATTTGCCAATGCAATTCAATTAGTCCCCCAAGATGTTCCACCAATTTGGTTTATGCGCCAAGCGGGAAGGTATCATTCACATTACCGTAAACTCAAAGAAACATACAGTTTTATGGAGTTATGTAAAGAACCAGAACTTGCTGCTGAGGTTGCCTTAGGTCCTGTCAAAGAATTTGGTTTTGACGTGAGTATTTTGTTCTCAGATTTACTCTTTCCACTCGAAGCACTTGGGATGGGACTCACTTATGATCCAGGTCCCAAATTATCATTTTCTCTGACATCGATCACAGACCTAAACAAACTAAAACCAGTAGAGGAAGCAATCGAAGGATTGGTTTTCCAAAAACAAGCTGTGATTCGGACACGAGAAGTTTTACCAAAAGATGTATCTCTCATTGGTTTTGTCGGTGGACCTTTTACACTTATGACATATGCCAGTATCGGAAAACATGATGGGAATCTATCGTTTATCAAAACCAATCAAAACTTTGTAGATGAATTCTATACAATCTTACTCCCATTACTCAAAAAAAATATCGAATTACAATTACAAGGTGGCGCCGAAGTAGTAATGATGTTTGATACTGCTGCAGGAATGCTTGATCCAAATAATTTTCGCCGATACGTGGCAGAACCTATTGCCGAACTTACAAAAACGTTCCCGAATCAAATTGGATATTATGCTAAAAATTCCACAGAAGAGCATATACGCCAGATTCACAAAATTCCTGATTTAGTAGGATTTGGAGTTGACCATCGTTTTTCCATTCCAAACGTCTTACATGAGTTTGGTGGCAAAGGATTCATCCAAGGGAATTTTGACCAAGAATTATTATTTGCAGATCCTGTGACTCTCAAACACAAAATAAAAGAGTATCTTTTACCGATAAAGGATATGGATCCAAAAGATCGAGTTGGTTGGGTTGCAGGCCTTGGGCATGGAGTTTTACAATTCACTCCTGAAGCTTCTATCCACTCCCTAATCGAAGAAACAAGAAAGGTGTTTACTAAATGA
- the hemL gene encoding glutamate-1-semialdehyde 2,1-aminomutase: MNSETLFQRSKQVVPGGVHSPVRSFSSVGGTPIFFSEARGAYLKSVEGNDFIDYCLSFGPLLFGHRHPEIQEVVEDTVNKAWSFGACEPYSLELAEFITERIPWVEKIRFVNSGTEAVMSALRVARAATGRNKILKFDGCYHGHLDQLLVKSGSGLAGLSSSDSKGIGPEIIQNTLVLPLDDESKLEELFQREGSNIACLAIEPLPANYGLLPQRIEFLKKCRELTTKYGVLLLFDEVISGFRVSFQGMAGITGIIPDLVCYGKIIGGGFPVGAYAGKRELMDLVAPSGPVYQAGTLSANPIGMRAGLKTLTKAWTENPYPALESATKQLTDGILTLLSEKGDTNWEAVTFGSLFWLKGKTENPIRRIDQIPGTHKSNFATLFHKLLKQGVYLAPSGYEVGFLSTAHTNDIINLTLEKTKKALKD, translated from the coding sequence ATGAATTCGGAAACATTATTCCAGAGATCAAAACAAGTGGTTCCAGGAGGAGTCCACAGTCCTGTCAGGTCATTCTCCTCAGTAGGTGGGACTCCCATTTTTTTTAGTGAGGCGAGAGGCGCCTATCTTAAGTCAGTCGAAGGAAATGATTTCATCGATTATTGTTTGAGTTTTGGTCCACTTTTATTTGGACATCGACATCCTGAAATCCAAGAGGTGGTCGAAGATACGGTAAACAAAGCTTGGTCTTTCGGTGCCTGTGAACCGTATTCTCTGGAACTAGCCGAGTTCATCACAGAACGAATCCCTTGGGTAGAAAAAATTCGATTTGTGAATTCAGGAACTGAAGCTGTGATGAGTGCTCTAAGGGTAGCAAGAGCTGCAACTGGCCGAAATAAAATTTTAAAATTTGATGGATGTTATCACGGTCACTTGGATCAACTTTTAGTAAAATCCGGATCGGGCCTTGCAGGTCTCAGTTCAAGTGATAGTAAAGGGATTGGTCCTGAAATCATCCAAAACACACTTGTCCTTCCATTAGATGATGAATCAAAACTGGAAGAATTATTCCAAAGAGAAGGCTCAAATATCGCTTGTTTGGCGATCGAACCACTCCCCGCCAATTATGGACTCCTCCCGCAAAGGATAGAATTTTTAAAGAAGTGTCGTGAGTTAACAACCAAATATGGAGTATTACTTCTTTTTGATGAAGTGATTTCGGGTTTCAGAGTCTCCTTTCAAGGAATGGCTGGGATCACTGGTATCATTCCTGATTTAGTCTGTTACGGAAAGATCATAGGAGGTGGATTTCCGGTGGGTGCTTATGCAGGGAAAAGAGAACTAATGGATTTAGTAGCACCGAGTGGGCCAGTTTACCAAGCTGGTACACTATCTGCTAATCCAATTGGGATGCGTGCAGGACTCAAAACTCTCACCAAAGCTTGGACAGAAAATCCATACCCTGCTCTAGAATCTGCCACCAAACAACTCACAGATGGAATTCTAACCCTTCTATCCGAAAAAGGTGATACCAATTGGGAGGCTGTCACCTTTGGAAGTTTGTTTTGGCTGAAAGGAAAAACAGAAAATCCGATCCGCCGAATAGACCAAATTCCTGGAACTCATAAATCCAATTTTGCCACCCTCTTCCACAAACTTCTTAAACAGGGAGTGTATCTTGCCCCAAGTGGATATGAGGTTGGATTTTTATCGACTGCTCATACAAACGATATCATAAACCTCACCCTCGAAAAAACCAAAAAGGCATTAAAGGACTAA
- the hemB gene encoding porphobilinogen synthase, with protein MKKQTLRLRSHKSLRHLSESGSLNVNKMIQPLFLVEGLTEKEPIKGLPDVYRDTNQTIFKQIESDLKSGVSQFLLFMVPNEKSDTSFSKEFYHSNISAIKKTFPEMFLWLDTCICSVTTSGHCCHFHPKGNIDLKLTLNRLSELALIYADAGADGIAPSDMMDGRVASHRKILDENNHSHVPIMSYSTKFKSHFYGPFRGAADSSPQFGDRSGYQLDVRDRETAIQTSIRDKEEGADLLMVKPGMTSIDLIGPIKDKTGLPTGAYQVSGEYASLVYLAKEGFLNFEDGLRETWDVFRRAGSSFLITYGARIAQRLYS; from the coding sequence ATGAAAAAACAAACACTTCGATTACGTTCCCACAAGTCACTCCGTCATCTGAGCGAATCAGGTTCCTTAAATGTGAACAAAATGATCCAACCTTTATTCCTTGTGGAAGGTCTTACCGAAAAAGAACCGATCAAAGGGTTACCAGATGTTTACCGCGATACGAACCAAACCATCTTCAAACAAATTGAGTCTGATTTAAAATCAGGTGTCTCGCAGTTTTTGCTATTTATGGTTCCAAACGAAAAATCGGACACCAGTTTTTCAAAAGAGTTTTACCATTCAAATATTAGTGCCATAAAAAAAACATTCCCTGAAATGTTTTTATGGTTAGATACTTGTATCTGCTCAGTGACAACATCCGGACATTGTTGCCACTTCCATCCTAAAGGTAACATTGATTTAAAATTAACATTAAATCGATTGTCTGAACTAGCATTGATTTATGCAGATGCGGGTGCTGACGGTATTGCACCTAGTGATATGATGGATGGAAGGGTTGCATCACATAGAAAGATTCTCGATGAAAACAACCATTCCCATGTTCCCATCATGAGTTATTCTACAAAATTCAAAAGTCATTTTTACGGTCCCTTCCGTGGTGCTGCCGACTCCTCACCGCAGTTTGGTGATAGAAGTGGATACCAATTGGATGTTAGAGACAGAGAAACTGCAATCCAAACTTCCATTCGAGACAAAGAAGAAGGTGCGGATTTATTAATGGTAAAACCAGGGATGACTTCTATTGATTTGATTGGTCCTATCAAAGATAAAACAGGACTCCCTACTGGTGCTTACCAAGTGAGTGGCGAGTATGCAAGTCTCGTTTACTTAGCAAAAGAAGGTTTTCTCAATTTTGAAGATGGTTTAAGAGAAACATGGGACGTGTTTCGCAGAGCCGGATCTTCATTTTTAATCACGTATGGTGCAAGGATTGCACAAAGGTTGTATTCATGA
- a CDS encoding uroporphyrinogen synthase — protein sequence MSETIKIGGRSSLLSRIQIHTVTNALKEKNKDLNFETIFRESSGDKDLTTPLWQFGGQGIFTKDLQEDLLNHKVDIVIHSYKDMDLKERKETTLIPVLPREDVRDVLLFKKNKWINLPNEITILTSSPRREYHIKEFLRNYFPTPINNFEIKIESVRGNIQTRLRKYLDHESGGILVAKAALDRILNFQDPDQLLPELKEIQQLIKDTMNVSLFMVLPSSIFPSAPAQGALCAEIRKEDKHLETLLSKISDSETNLTTNEEREILSRYGGGCHQKIGVTVLHREYGKVCFIRGITEDGQILQTKELSESPNYSFSRDEVWPPNAKMAARQRERLTYSIPKDVDVFVSRGYAFPLDLSVNPSNQILWSAGLSTWKDLALRGFWVNGTCDGLGESEPPEIDTILGRKTKFVKLSHMDSDKHSSIYPVIPTYFVSAPEIPIPFDTSKIKAAYWRSGSEFDIVTKRYPELLNVIHFVGPGSTFRKIKHALGENGSKNKVFVSLSFDSWVERYIKP from the coding sequence TTGTCTGAAACAATCAAAATAGGAGGTAGGTCCTCCCTACTCTCTCGCATACAAATCCACACTGTTACGAATGCCCTCAAAGAAAAAAACAAAGATCTAAACTTCGAAACGATTTTCAGAGAATCAAGTGGTGATAAAGACCTAACCACCCCACTTTGGCAATTTGGTGGACAAGGGATCTTTACCAAAGATTTACAAGAAGATTTACTAAACCACAAAGTTGATATCGTGATCCATTCCTATAAAGATATGGATTTAAAAGAAAGGAAAGAAACAACACTGATCCCTGTTTTACCAAGGGAAGATGTTCGAGATGTTTTACTCTTTAAAAAAAACAAATGGATCAATTTACCAAATGAAATTACCATTTTAACTTCTTCACCTAGAAGAGAATACCACATCAAAGAATTTTTAAGGAATTACTTTCCTACACCCATCAATAATTTTGAAATCAAAATCGAATCCGTTCGGGGAAACATACAAACAAGATTACGTAAATATTTGGATCACGAATCAGGTGGAATTTTAGTCGCAAAAGCTGCCTTAGATCGAATCCTAAACTTCCAAGACCCCGACCAACTTTTACCAGAACTGAAAGAAATACAACAACTCATTAAGGATACCATGAATGTATCGCTTTTTATGGTATTACCTTCATCAATCTTCCCAAGTGCTCCCGCACAAGGTGCGTTATGTGCTGAAATCAGAAAAGAAGACAAACATCTCGAAACCTTATTGTCAAAGATTTCAGATTCTGAAACCAATCTGACTACAAATGAAGAAAGAGAAATCCTCTCTCGATATGGTGGTGGTTGCCATCAAAAAATTGGAGTCACTGTTTTACATAGAGAGTATGGTAAGGTATGCTTCATACGTGGAATCACTGAAGATGGTCAAATTTTGCAAACCAAAGAACTTTCAGAAAGCCCAAATTATTCTTTCTCCAGAGATGAAGTATGGCCACCTAACGCAAAAATGGCGGCAAGACAAAGGGAAAGATTAACTTATAGCATTCCCAAAGATGTGGATGTTTTTGTTTCTCGTGGGTATGCCTTTCCTTTGGATTTATCAGTCAATCCAAGTAATCAAATCCTTTGGTCAGCAGGGTTATCTACATGGAAAGATTTAGCATTACGTGGTTTTTGGGTGAATGGAACCTGTGATGGTCTTGGAGAGAGTGAACCACCAGAAATCGATACCATATTAGGTAGAAAAACAAAATTTGTCAAACTCAGCCATATGGATTCGGACAAACACTCCAGTATTTATCCCGTGATTCCTACGTATTTTGTTTCTGCACCCGAAATTCCAATCCCATTTGATACTTCTAAAATCAAAGCCGCTTACTGGCGTAGTGGATCTGAATTTGACATTGTCACCAAAAGATACCCGGAACTTTTGAATGTCATACATTTTGTTGGACCTGGATCAACGTTTCGAAAAATCAAACACGCACTAGGTGAAAATGGTTCCAAAAACAAAGTATTTGTTTCCCTGTCATTTGATTCTTGGGTGGAGAGGTACATCAAACCATGA